The following nucleotide sequence is from Nitrospinota bacterium.
GAGAGGGAGTAGTAAGAGGATCCCGATAATCCGCTCTACTACTACGGTGGCGAAAACGCTGCTGACGGGCACGCGGCCTCCCTCTCCCGCCACAAAGGCCCTCACCACCGCACCCGCGTGGGCCGGCAGCAGAGTATTGTATAGAAACCCCACTGAGGTGGCCCGAAAGCAGAGGCCGAGCCCCAACGGGTGGACTGACCTTAAGAGAAATGTCCAGCGCCATGCGTGGATGCCTGTACGAAGTACAACAATGGCAGAGATGATTCCTAACCACTCCAGCTTCACATCGACAAATGATTGGCGGACCTGACCCCACTCAATTCCCCGCACCAGCAATCCGATGAGCAGGAGACTGAAGATAAATCCAGCAATGGCGTAACGCCTCTTCACGTGTCGCCTCCATGGAGAGATGGGGTTTGCCCAAGTGAGCCACCACTTGGTGTGAGAACTATGCGTGCCTACTCCATCTCTCGGGCCTGCTCCATCAGCCGGAGGGCCGCATAGAGAGTGGCGTTGACGGGGGTGGGCACACCCTGAGCGCGGCCCCGATCGACGACCACACCCGACAGCGCGTGGACCTCGATTGGCTTTCCCGCCTCCCAGTCGTGCCGCATCGAGCTGGTGATGGGCCCCAGGCCCCTGGTGGCCTCGACCATCTTGTCCACCACGTCTTCGGCGAGCTCCACGCCACAGGCTCGGGCGACCTGGGCCACCTCGGCCATCGCTGCCCTAGCGACCTCCAGTGATTCCGGGATTTCCAGAATCTCCTGGACGTTCGCCCCGGTGATTGTGGTCAGAGGGTTGAAGCAGGCGTTCCAGGCGAGCTTGGTCCAAAGTCCCTTACGGATGTCCGCTGTGAGCTTGCTCTCAATGCCGGCCGCCTCGAAAAGGGCCTGTAGGCGTCGGCCCCGCTCCGAGAGATCGCCGTCCATCTCGCCGAAGGTGAGGCCTCCGGCGGCGGTGTGGGCGATGACGCCGGGCGACTCAATGACGGCCGAGATGAAGGCGAGACCGCCGAGGACGCTACCCATCCCAAAGTGGCTCGCCAATATCTCTTCGCTCTCAACACCGTTTTGCAACGACAGAACGGCCGTATCCGGGCCCACAATGGGCGCCATCTGCCGGGCGGCGGCCTCTGTGTCATAGGTCTTTACGGCAAAGAGGATGCAATCGACCTGGCCCACTTCCGCCGGCTCGTCGGTCGCCTTTACCTCTGGCAGGTGGAAGTCGCCCTTCCAGCTTTTGACCGTTAGGCCCTTATCCCGGATGGCCTCAAGGTGGGCCCCGCGGGCGACGAAGGCGACCGTGTTACCAGCCCTGGCGAGCAGCGCACCATAGTACCCACCTACCGCGCCTGCCCCCACAACGGCGAACCGCATGCTCAATCTCCTTAGAGAATTAGTGCGACTGCAGGCCTCTCAGTCCTCACTACTCTAACATTATATTTATCTTGCTATCTTATGAATGACGAGAAGGGGCACAAGGGAGCCGCTTGGGGGACCCACCAGGCCCTCGATCAGAGCGGCTTGACGGCGAAGCTGATGTCGAGGGCTGGGGCGGCGTGGGTCAAGGCCCCGACCGAGATGTAGTCTACTCCGCAGGCGGCCACGGCCTGGATGTTCTCAGGGGTCATGCCGCCCGAGGCTTCCAGCGGGATCCGGCCTTCCGCCGTCCTGACCGCCTCGCGGATCGCCTCGATGGGGAAGTTGTCCAGCATGATGCGGTCAACTTCGAGCTTAAGGGCCCCTGTTAGCTCCTCGTCGTTCGTCACCTCGACGACAACTGGGTAGCGCTCTCCGTAGGCCGCGCGCACATTCTCGACCGCCGCCTTTACGCCCCCGGCGGCGGCGATGTGATTGTCCTTGATGAGGACGAGGTCGAAGAGGCCGGCCCGCCAGTTCTCTCCCCCGCCGACTCGCACGGCGTAGCGCTCGAGGGACCTTAGGCCCGGCGTGGTCTTTCGGGTATCGAGGATCGTCACCCCGTAGGGGGCGGCCGCCTCGACGCACCGGCGGGTCAGCGTGGCGATGCCGCTTAAGCGCTGGACGAAGTTGAGGGCCACCCGTTCGGCCACGAGTTGTCCGGCCAGGGGGCCTTCGATCACCATGAGCGCCTCTCCCGGCTCAACGGCCTGGCCGTCGGCGACTTCCTGCCTCACGCTCAAGGAGGCCTCCGCCCTCCGAAAGACCGCTTCGGCCACAGGGAGGCCCGCCACGAGGGCGGCCGCCTTGGCCACCATGCGGCCGACGCCCAGGGTTTCCGGGCTCACGCAGGCGGCCGTCGTCACGTCGCCGCTGCCCACGTCTTCGTCCAGAGCCCTGGAGATGACTTCCTCCACGACGGCCTCATCGAGGCCGAGCAGGGCCGAAGGGCTCACAGCCTCTGCCATCGGGTTCTCCTCTTATCTGTGTAGGGAACTCGGGGCAAGTACACCAATGACCTCGCCATCAGAGCTTGAGCCCGAGAATCCGTTTGATCTTTCCTCGAAGCTCATCGGGCTCCTGAACCCCGTAGATGGTATCAAGCTTCCGGCCGTCTCCGTCAAAGAAGATGAGCACCGTGTTGGGGACGTTGTGCCGGATGGCGAAGGCACGCCCCTCAGGGGTATTGAGGTCGGCAAGGACGAAGATACAATCCTTCCGAAATTCAGGGATGAGCGAGTCCACGACCCGCTTGAGCTCGCGGCAGTTCGGTCACGTTGGAAGGAAGACTTCGACGATGACGGGCTTTCCCTGTCCGATGGCGCTCAGCGACCCGTATGCGGGGCGGCTCTGGGCGAGAATGTAAGTCCCCGCGACGGCCACCAGGAGTA
It contains:
- a CDS encoding 2-dehydropantoate 2-reductase translates to MRFAVVGAGAVGGYYGALLARAGNTVAFVARGAHLEAIRDKGLTVKSWKGDFHLPEVKATDEPAEVGQVDCILFAVKTYDTEAAARQMAPIVGPDTAVLSLQNGVESEEILASHFGMGSVLGGLAFISAVIESPGVIAHTAAGGLTFGEMDGDLSERGRRLQALFEAAGIESKLTADIRKGLWTKLAWNACFNPLTTITGANVQEILEIPESLEVARAAMAEVAQVARACGVELAEDVVDKMVEATRGLGPITSSMRHDWEAGKPIEVHALSGVVVDRGRAQGVPTPVNATLYAALRLMEQAREME
- the nadC gene encoding carboxylating nicotinate-nucleotide diphosphorylase, with the translated sequence MAEAVSPSALLGLDEAVVEEVISRALDEDVGSGDVTTAACVSPETLGVGRMVAKAAALVAGLPVAEAVFRRAEASLSVRQEVADGQAVEPGEALMVIEGPLAGQLVAERVALNFVQRLSGIATLTRRCVEAAAPYGVTILDTRKTTPGLRSLERYAVRVGGGENWRAGLFDLVLIKDNHIAAAGGVKAAVENVRAAYGERYPVVVEVTNDEELTGALKLEVDRIMLDNFPIEAIREAVRTAEGRIPLEASGGMTPENIQAVAACGVDYISVGALTHAAPALDISFAVKPL